In the Arachis ipaensis cultivar K30076 chromosome B04, Araip1.1, whole genome shotgun sequence genome, GTTAACAAAGTTGAAAACAGGATACATTGATAGCAGGAAAGCCATTTGTGACAAAAGCTCTTAACAAAACCATCAATTTGAAGCTTCGGAAATACAAAACTTATGATTCAGTCTGCTCATAGCAATTATAGTTTCATTGAAGtatcataataaattaataacaaatcataaattaaataaaatagacagATTTACAATTTTTGAAAGCAAAACTTCAAAAGAATCCAGGGAGCTGGTTTCTCTTTACTGAAAGCAAAGATTTACTACCATATTCATATTTGAATATCTAATTATTCAAACTCAAACTACCCAACTGCATGTGTTGCTATTATAAAGGTGCTCACATACCTTGATTACATCACGATTTAAGTCGTTAACATTTTTCACATGAAGTGAAATTCTTTTGCCTTTTTCAGAAATTCGTCCACCTGGTTTTAACTGCATGATGAAATAAATAATTATCTCGGCTCTCAAGAGAGACATCTACACTCGAGAAATCAGAACATACCTCGGAGTTGCGGTAGCCACAAGAGTCACATGTGGATGCCATTACGATTACTTCTTGAAAGTATGGAATATCTGTGAATTGTTAAGCTTAACAAAATGTATAGATAAAGTAATGAGGCAAATTGCTCACACATGTTCTGCCAATATTGCAGAGTTTTTGAAAAGTGAGTCACTGTTACCAAAGCATTCAAATGAAGCTCTTGGCATACATGTCACCCTATAGACATcagtttgtaatttttttttatcaccaATCTCGAAATTAATCTTGGGTAGCTAGCCTGAATCCAAAACTAAGGTTAAACTATGAGGGTGTTTAATTTGTGGTATTTAGCTATCAAAATATATGAGATAAAATTTCAACTGAAAAATACACCATGGACTCAGCTAGGAACAAAGGAAAGCATAAGCATGTAAATTATTAAGGCAAACCAGCCTTATATAATTTTGGATTTCATTACTAAAGTATTAATCCTTCAAATCAAACAGTTCAAAGTTTTAAACCATGATTTCCGTTGATGGTAAAATGGACAATCCTTCTAACAaatttaaaaacacaaaaaaacataCAGAAAGTGGTATAAAAGTAGTAAAAGGATACTGGTGACAAACATTCTAGTCTCACACTTAGTGGCACAAGCACCACAAGTTGAAGGGAAAGTCATCACCTGTCGTTCACAAGCAACATGTCACTCACAACAAAATAAAGAAGAGACCCAACCCAGGTTTTCAACAATACAAAGTTCAGCATTCATACCTCTTCCGGTGCAGTGTATCGAAATAAGGCTTCCGCAATTTCTGAACTACTACTCTGTGCAATGGCTCGATGACCAGCAGTTGCCCCTACAGATCCATGTGGCTCTCCCCTCACTTGATCAGTAACCACAGCATTTCCCCCTGCTTGTGCTTCATTGCGAGTTCCTTCAATCTGTGTAGAATCAACAAGATATCCCAACAATGCTTGTTGCTCAGGGGTTCGGTCATAAAACTTGATGGTCAATGATGGATCAGATGATGGTGCAAACCTGTTCAGAGTAAACAGAGGTAGCCAATGCGTTCAACTGATGTAAAGGAAGCACTAAATAGAGGCACCAAGCTGTCTAAATAACAAATACAGTTCAAAGTGGTATACAATAAAGATATATGATACGATGTGAAATAATATGGAGAGAACTAATGTAATACAACAATTTGCAATCACTTACGGATTTTCAACAAAGCTGTTTCCAGCAGGATCATCAAGAATAAATGTGAAGGCTGACTCTCCAGTAGCACAGGCTCGCAATTTCACCAAGAACTGATCAATGGCTTCAGCTGTCTCTGGAGACACTTTCTATAAGACAAAATCTTATATTAAGTTACTGAATGCCAAATGTCACatcaaaaaatgaataaaaagcagaaaaaaattTGTACCCTGCGCTCCTCTTGAAGGGCCTGAAGCTCATCAGCAGCTCGCATTAGTANNNNATCAACGAATGGATAATGGGTAGTATTTTTGCTTATGGAATTATGTTTTGACCGACCGaattaaagaaaacataaacatgTTCATTTGTTCATTATAACTCAGCTAGATCAATTGAAGGTCAATTCCTAAAACGGTTTTGCATAAGTGAATAACTTTGGCCAAAATCAATTATTCAATTGCATAAAACACTAAAGCCGGATATGCATGTCAAAAAGAAGGCCATATTCACTGAAAAATGAAATGTCAGACAagcaaaaaaatgaaataaaagaaaaaaaaaagacatcaTCAATCATTCAATCTTCAAAATtagaaaagaataaataaaaatatgtatcAAAAGTACCGTTGAAAGACTACCACGCTGAGCCTCTGGTGGAATCTCAAAATCCAACTCTGGAATCTGCATAATCACATACATATAAGTGGTGTGTCTATCATGAATTGTACAAACAATTCAAAACATCAGAAAACAGAACCACATTACTTATTCACAATTTTATATTCACCAAGAATCACTAATTAAAATGGTGCATAAACAAATATAATACAGGATCCTCTAACTAAGACCCTTGGCAAATATACTGCTAATACAGACAGTTCACGAACCAAGCAGTAGTCATAAATATCACAACAAAATATGCACACACAGCAAGACCAATAAAGTAAAAGTCACAACAATCAAGCATTAACCTACAATGTAAGGTCAAGCACATGAAACAATCCATGCCAGCTCTACCAAATACCAAATTTCATAGTCAGGTCTTTTTTAATTNNAACTTTTAGATATAGCAATGTCAATGCCAAGGACAAAGATGCCACCGATGAGCAGCAACAGCATGTCAAGACTTGAAATGAATCACAATGCCAATAAGCCAAAGTGTTCATAGTTTATACAAATATAATAGGGACTGAAAGAATCGGAGAATGTAAACAAAGTTTAGAAAAGTACAGAAAGATAAGCATCATCAGCTTAAGTACCTTAATGGTAGCAGATTCTGATTTTACCACTTGTCTGTCAAGCATCTGCATCAAATGACACAGGCAGCAAAGACCAttttaaaaaggagaaaaaagatgAGTGTGCAATGTGTTTAGGAGCTCATATGAAATCTAGTCATCAAAAATCCCCAAACCTAAAATAAGGGTGCAAAAACATAAGTAATGTCCATAAAATTAACATTTTGAACAAATGTTAACAATTCTACTTCCAAAGATATTTCTATGTCTTCCCATTTAAATACTTTGGTCAGGCACTAAGGGTTAAAGAATATGACATCTTTCCCCTTTCTTCACAAGCACACCAATATCAACTTTTATCGAGCCACTATTCATTATGTTTTCCTTCGCATTAGTATGTCATTTACTTCAAACTTGTTACATAATTGACCCCTCACTAAAGCATATGTCTATTTGGCTAAAAACGGAAGTATTCTGAATAAATGAACAACAGCAAATGAATCTGCATCCTAGACCTGGTCAATAGTGTAAAGAAATTCCAATGTGGAGACTCACTGTTGGATACCTCACTAGTAAACCATGTGATGAGACATGGAAGGCTTGAGCACATCCACTCAAGTCAATCTTGTATAAACCTTAAACAGAATATTATGTTTATACTATGTTTTAATCCATCCATTGGCAACATTAGTTTGTTCAAACTAATATAACTAATTTCTAATCAGGGGAAGCCAAACACTAATAATTCCATTCAACACGACCTTTGGATTGTCAGATGGGATCTGCAGAGTGTAACAGCAACCACGCGGTTGAATTTCACCAGCAAACTGTACTTCATTGTTCCTAATGGGCAAACAAAGACACCAAATGAAATTAGAGCAAGCAATCACATTGCAGCCAATAAACATAGTTCATAGTGAAGAGCAACTCACCTCTCACCACAATGAGGACACTCAAAAGCTGACAACAAAATCTGCACAAAAGTCAAAGGCAACAAAGCATTACGCTTACATACCATAATCACCAATTCATGCTTCAAAATTAATCATTTAATTAAAGCACACAATAAATTCCTATTTAAAAGGCAAAGAAAGAAATTATTGAAGCATTACCATAACTCCATAAGGATAAAGCACACATACCTTTCTGAAGTGAGGAATTAAGGTGAGTAAGAATCTTGTAATCCCCTGCGAAACACAACAGAAATGAAATCAAACTCACTCTAAAAGCGGACATTGTTAAAGTGGAATCCAGCTCACACAGCAATAACCACAGAAACAAACAACACacaaaagaaagtgagaaatcaaataacaaaaaaaaaatcaaaggctatgaaaggagggagagagagagagagagagagagattacaTTTTCACCGCAACGCATGCAGAGGCTCTCAACGTTGTAGAGGGGAGCATCACCTTCCTCTGCAGTAACAGCTTCAACAACCGATCCAACGTCCACAATTTCCTCGCGTTTCCCGCTACCACCATTGCTGCTGCTGCCTTCCATGTCTGGATTTATCCAAGCCAAGGTTGTCAGCAACGAGTTCATATACATGCACAGAAGGAACGATAAACGTAGAAACGCATCACTGAACGCAAGTCCCACAAAAATCCTTATGATGGCACATAATGTAGTAACGCAGACTCAAGCAAAAATAACCAATGTAGTAATACAAATATATAATGGCAAATACGGAAAAGATAAATAGAAAATCACCAATCTCATGTAATCACACAAAATATCACAAAATATAAGTaataaatcataaaccataaaataaaaaatacattcaCAAGTTTTTGAAATAGTCTTAAACTAAGATTAGTGACATCCAAAATATGTAACACCACCTACTAAATTAAAGTGACATCTAAAGTTGATTTTGGAGGCCATGACcatgatcatcatcatcacttgCAACACCTCCTCCAAGTGAAGAcattttcctcctcaaaaacACCAATTAACAATCCATTAATCACATAAACAACACTAAAAGGATACTACAACATAttcacaattttttaaaaaaaaaaactatttaataGGATTAAATCACAATCCATATATTAATAATTTCATAcattaattatataaatatatataatgcaAGATAGTAAGAGAACAGAGGAGAACTTCAGGAAGGGACTTGAACCTGAAAGAGGAGTTTGAGGCGGGGCTTACTGCGAGCAGTGAGAGGAGACAAAGGAGCGATGGCCAACGCTGGAGGAACGAGTTTCACCGCCGGCAGAGAGTTTCAGAGTTGAGACATAGGAGAAGGTGAGTGAGAGAATGATAAAGAGAGAGGCGCAGAGCAGCGTGTTACGTCGAGCTTTTCGTTTCGTTGAGGCTTCTTTCAACTTCAAACAAGAGAGCGAAAAGAAAGAGGTATTGTTAAGTTCCAAAAGAGGGAACTAGAAATGCCTAGGTTACTCGAGTTGGGTCGGGTTGGAGGAGATGGTTAGAATTGGGTCGGGTAATGATGCAAAATGTCAGACCTATTTAAAATGGCCCATTCTATTTGTGCGATAAAAGTCTTCTCGATTAGTTTAGTGGTTTATTCATTAGATTGTTTAAGTAAGTAtcagatatttaaattttattttgtgtatataaaattttttttatctgcaATAAATTCTTAAATGGAGTTCAGATTTACtatgaaaagtagaagtattatgagagaagtcattttttttaacttctctataagctccaaaatagcttcttagaaagttgcaatttggttttgaaaattgcacccgacattaatactactatttttcataagtcaaaagttaaaaaaagctcCTTCTAGAGTTTCCAAACGGGCCcttactctttttttttgttaattctcatttttcttcttttgcacAACATTCATCGTCCCATTTACGTCGTTTTTCTATCAATAGTTAAGTACTACTTTTCCTTTTAATTAAACTACACATAAACACATAAAGAAACATATATGCATATGTATGTAGGTGTAGTTTCTGATGGTTAAGTCCATCTAGTGGCTACGATGACTACAGGCGTGGCATATATGATATTTGACACTTGGAAATGGAAAGTTGGGTTGACTGTAACTATGACCTGTTTATGTTGCGAtaaattcattaatcaaatgGGATAAAGTTTATGCCTTTACTAAACATTCGCagagatataaaaaaaataaaaaatatactaatgAAACATTAATTTGAATAAAGAGTAAACTACTATTTCTATCCACGAAAGTTTTAAATGCTGACAAATCTAcccataaaaaacaaaaattaccatttgtacccataaaacatgagtttcatataacaaaattatccaaatactaaaaaatcattttaaaactCCAAATTACCCTTTTCCTAACCCTAATCTCAACCCCCTTCTTCCAAATCTCAtccctttctttattcttttcaaaaatttaaccacctccttcaccaacaccaccaccatctcCACCGCCACCAACCGTTAACCTCACCTTTCTCTTTTTCCACAGCCATAAACAACAATGATAGCAATGATCCTTTGCTTCTTGCAACCTTTGCTTCCTGCAACTGCTCATCTGCTCTACGCCTTGCATTCTTCTCCTCTTCTATCACAAACACGCCGTCACTCATTCCTCTTCTCAACCACCTCCATTTCGATAACTACCACTCTTTCACTATCTCTTACCTCACCACTAAGTGCGGTTTCTTCCATGAAAATGCTCTCAGAGCACACAAGCATGTTCTCTTTGACAC is a window encoding:
- the LOC107639244 gene encoding zinc finger protein ZPR1 produces the protein MMMIMVMASKINFRCHFNLVDMEGSSSNGGSGKREEIVDVGSVVEAVTAEEGDAPLYNVESLCMRCGENGITRFLLTLIPHFRKILLSAFECPHCGERNNEVQFAGEIQPRGCCYTLQIPSDNPKMLDRQVVKSESATIKIPELDFEIPPEAQRGSLSTVLLILMRAADELQALQEERRKVSPETAEAIDQFLVKLRACATGESAFTFILDDPAGNSFVENPFAPSSDPSLTIKFYDRTPEQQALLGYLVDSTQIEGTRNEAQAGGNAVVTDQVRGEPHGSVGATAGHRAIAQSSSSEIAEALFRYTAPEEVMTFPSTCGACATKCETRMFVTNIPYFQEVIVMASTCDSCGYRNSELKPGGRISEKGKRISLHVKNVNDLNRDVIKSDTASVKIPELELELASGTLGGLVSTVEGLITKINESLQRVHGFTFGDSLDENRKSKWLDFKEKLDKLLSLEKPWTLILDDALANSFIAPATDDLKDDNQLTFEEYERSWEQNEELGLNDMDTSAADVAYESANNTKVE